From the genome of Haloarcula taiwanensis:
GTAGTAGGACACGAGCTGTGGGTCACTGAGGCCAAACAGCGTCATGACCGTTCCCGGGAAGAACTGCGCCTTCTGGAGGCCAAAGGCCAGGGCGATCCCGAGGTTCCGAAGGAGATTCAAGAGATAAATGATACCGACGGCCCCGACCAGCACGCGGAGCTTCCGCCGCCACGGTGCCTTGACTGCCAGTATGCCGCCAGCGAAGATGGAGATGCTGCCGATACCTGTACAGGCCAGAATAATAGTGTACGTTATCGGCCGCTCGTTCCTGTCGAACCAGAACGTGTTTTCGTAAGGGTACTGCTTCGACGCGATGTCGATGCCGTTGTACGAAAGCCCGTCGACTACCATCGGGTCGTACCCGATGAGCGTCATCAGGAAGGCGACCTGATCAGTGACGATCTCGATGATTGTCTGGCGGAGCGGCCCGATGGTGAGAAAGGGCACGTAGATGACGCCCATGATACCGATGGCACGGGTCAATACCAGCAACGACTCCCGGCCGTTCCAGAGTAAATAGCCGGTGTACAGCGACAGTGGGACGGCCATGACGCTTCCCAGTCCCTCGACGACGCTTTTCTGTATCAGTATGAAATGCGGGGCCAGGACGAGCCAGTACGCCGCGAATAAAACCCAGCCGGCCGTGCCAACGGGGCGGGCCAGGCGCGTATCGTACTGGGCAACGGCCACGCTTCCCAGAAACGCCGCAAGAACGAGCCACATCAGCGGTTCCGAAACTGTGACCGGGTCGAACGACAGTCCAGCGATGTCGACGCCTGCCTGCAGGACTGTCTCACTCATTGCTCGTACGTTAGCCAAACCGGCGTATATGTTTTGTCGTTGCGCTACTGTGCGGTAGTGTCGTCAGACCGACCTATCGGTAGCGCTGTCGCTACCGCCGTAGCACACGAAAGAAAGAACGGTGTTCAGGGACCGGAGGTGTTCCGGTTAGTTGTCGCGTCGGACGGCGAGGAGCGCAGCAGCGACGAGCGCGATGAGCGCGATAGCTGCCGTGAAGCCGGGACCTTCCGCGGCGGTGGTCTCAGCTTCTTCGGTTCCGGAGTCCATGGTGGTGGCCTCCTCAGTCTGCTCCTCGGTTTCGGTTTCCGTGTCCGGCGCTTCGGTTTCGGTTTCCGTGTCCGGCGCTTCGGTCTGCTCTTCCTCGGCTGAGACGGTCACGTTCGCACTGTCCGTGACGGCGGAGCCGTTGGCGGTGTATGGACCGTCAGCGCCCGGGAAGTCGTACGCTTCGTTGCCGTTGGTGTCGAGGTGCGGCATCGCGATGGCCGTGAAGTCCTCGTCCATCGGCTCGTCGAGCGTGATCGTGATGTCCTCGTGGCTGCCTGCCTCGAGGTACTCCGAGTTCCCGACAACGCTACCCTCGACCTCGCCGTCAAGGAGAGTGCTGTCGTGAATCACGATGAAGCCACCCTCGGACAGCTGCGCGCTGTCGACGACGACTTCGCTTCCGTCGGATTCCTGGTCACTGATGCTCACGGTGGCCGTGTCGGCTTCGACGATGCGGCCGTCTTCCTCGTCGCTGAAGTCAGAGTCACCATCGACGTCGAGCGTCTCGACGGTGAAGTTCGTGCCGGCGGAGTATTCGCTGAAGTCAGCCGTGGCAGTGTACGTGCCATCAGGTGCGACATCAGTTTCCGGGCGGAGGACGAACGGGTTCGCCTCGCTTTCAGACTCCATCTCAACTTCGAGTTCGGAGCCGGGGGCGACGTTCGTCGTACCAGTCACTTCCTGCCCGGCCGCGGCCGAGACCGTGACAACACCGCTGTCGTCAAGGTTCAGCGTCGCGTCGCGCTCAGACGTGGTGTAGATCGCACTGTCACTGTTGCGGTCGTCGGTCAGCGGACCCTCTCGGACGGAGAAGGTCGCGTTGAGGCGCGTGTCCTCTTCGCCAACGATCGTCTTGCCGTTTTCGAACTCAACGTCGCTGGTATCAACAGCGACGAAGTAGGTGTTGTTGTCCGGGTCGTCGACAACAGTTACGGCGCCACTGCTGTTCGAGAAGTCAATCGGCTGTTCCTCAGCGTTCGCACCGACATCGGTTCGGTTGACGTAGAGTCGGAGGCCGGAGTCCGTCGTATCACTGCTGTTGATGCGGTCCGGCGTGGTGTCGGTCGCGTCAATGAACGCTTCGGTTGCGTCAGACGCGCTTCCGTCTTCCTGCTCGTATTCGAGTGCACCCTCGATACCGGAGGCCTGAATCTCGTGGACGACAACGTCCTCGGCTGCGAGGTCGTCGGACTCGGTGAGGTTCACGCCGATGCGGTCGTAGATATCGACATCGTCATCGTCGATCTCTGCGTCGCTCGGGGCGGCCCACGTATTGATGCTTTCAACGGAGTTCTCGTTGAGGCGAAGCGTCCCGACTGCGTCGGGGCTGGTGACGTCAGGGGAAGTCCCTGCAGTCACGTTGATCGAGTAGGAGCCGGCTTCAAGTGCGTCGTCCGAGAGCGTTCCTCGGTTGAAGCTGCCACCCTCTTCGACCTCATCAAGGTCGTCGTCACCAGGGACACTGAGAACCGTGTTGGTTCCATGGGTCCCAGCGGTGTAGCTGTTGAACTGAACAGTGACTTCGCCGTCACCATCTTCGTCGGTCAGCTGACCTTGGATGTAGTAGTTGTCGTCTTCCTGGCTACCAACGTTAATCACGGCGTCCTCGGTGTTGGACATCTGGACCGTGATGTTGGCGACATCGCCGAGCTCGTCCTGAACGGTTCCGGTTTCGAAGCTTGCCTCACCGTCGTCGGACTCGGAGACGTTGATCTGGTCGGATTCCGCGGAGACGCCGGTCTGGTTGTCCGTCACCTTGACGTAGTACGGACTGTCGTCGGCGCTCTGGTTGCCGAAGTCGAACACGACATTTTCGTTACCTTGGAGGTTTTTGACAATTGTGTCAACCTTGTCGTCGTCTTCGTTGAACAGCGTTGCGTTGGCCGGCTCGCCACCACGGTTCGTGGAGACGTTGACAGCCAGCGTGTCTGTGTCGTCGATGTTGGCACCGTCGCCGACATCATCGTCGATGTTCACTTCCAGACTGAGGTCGCTGACTGTGACGACCGCTTCCTCAGTATTGTCGACACTGATCGTGTAATCCTCGCCAGTGTCGAAGTCACTGGTGTCAACGGTGTAGACTTCACTGTTGTCAGTGTACGAGTCGGACAGAACGACGCTGTCTGCATCAACCTCGATGGATGGGCCGTTGTTAGTGGCGTCTGCGTCGGCGTCTTCAATGGCAATCACTTCGCCGCGGAAGGCGTTGATGTCCGTATCGTTTGAACCAGACGCCTTAATCGTCTCGGACGTCACATCAATGTCCTCAGCGACGATTGTGTTGTCGCCACCGGTGAGGTTGCTGACCTTGACAGTCAGGTTCCGGTTCGGCTGAACGTCCTGAGCAAGACTGAACGCGAGACGTCCGTTCTGCCCGTCAGCACCGACGCTGGTGATGCCGTAGTTGCTCGGGTTCTTGTTCCCGTCGAGGTAGACATCGATGTCAGTGGCAGAGACTGCGCTGCCGGTCGATCCATTAAGTGCCAGTTCAACTGTGCCGCTATCGTATTCTGCTGCCTGCTCGACGCTGACGTTCGCGGCGGCGGC
Proteins encoded in this window:
- a CDS encoding archaeosortase A — translated: MSETVLQAGVDIAGLSFDPVTVSEPLMWLVLAAFLGSVAVAQYDTRLARPVGTAGWVLFAAYWLVLAPHFILIQKSVVEGLGSVMAVPLSLYTGYLLWNGRESLLVLTRAIGIMGVIYVPFLTIGPLRQTIIEIVTDQVAFLMTLIGYDPMVVDGLSYNGIDIASKQYPYENTFWFDRNERPITYTIILACTGIGSISIFAGGILAVKAPWRRKLRVLVGAVGIIYLLNLLRNLGIALAFGLQKAQFFPGTVMTLFGLSDPQLVSYYIVDRMVAQFGSVIVLVGLTWVLMRELPELTVIVEDLLFLVTGTEYDLGTAFEKDRSESSPAAPGDD
- a CDS encoding PGF-CTERM sorting domain-containing protein, with amino-acid sequence MTDTSEKIRSLFLTALMVFSVFAGTIAFSGGAAAAANVSVEQAAEYDSGTVELALNGSTGSAVSATDIDVYLDGNKNPSNYGITSVGADGQNGRLAFSLAQDVQPNRNLTVKVSNLTGGDNTIVAEDIDVTSETIKASGSNDTDINAFRGEVIAIEDADADATNNGPSIEVDADSVVLSDSYTDNSEVYTVDTSDFDTGEDYTISVDNTEEAVVTVSDLSLEVNIDDDVGDGANIDDTDTLAVNVSTNRGGEPANATLFNEDDDKVDTIVKNLQGNENVVFDFGNQSADDSPYYVKVTDNQTGVSAESDQINVSESDDGEASFETGTVQDELGDVANITVQMSNTEDAVINVGSQEDDNYYIQGQLTDEDGDGEVTVQFNSYTAGTHGTNTVLSVPGDDDLDEVEEGGSFNRGTLSDDALEAGSYSINVTAGTSPDVTSPDAVGTLRLNENSVESINTWAAPSDAEIDDDDVDIYDRIGVNLTESDDLAAEDVVVHEIQASGIEGALEYEQEDGSASDATEAFIDATDTTPDRINSSDTTDSGLRLYVNRTDVGANAEEQPIDFSNSSGAVTVVDDPDNNTYFVAVDTSDVEFENGKTIVGEEDTRLNATFSVREGPLTDDRNSDSAIYTTSERDATLNLDDSGVVTVSAAAGQEVTGTTNVAPGSELEVEMESESEANPFVLRPETDVAPDGTYTATADFSEYSAGTNFTVETLDVDGDSDFSDEEDGRIVEADTATVSISDQESDGSEVVVDSAQLSEGGFIVIHDSTLLDGEVEGSVVGNSEYLEAGSHEDITITLDEPMDEDFTAIAMPHLDTNGNEAYDFPGADGPYTANGSAVTDSANVTVSAEEEQTEAPDTETETEAPDTETETEEQTEEATTMDSGTEEAETTAAEGPGFTAAIALIALVAAALLAVRRDN